From Variimorphobacter saccharofermentans, one genomic window encodes:
- a CDS encoding DUF6133 family protein has product MKKLVKRANNFVAKQAIKAQIALSNNKGEGYIDTAVKILIAVVLGALLLAGLYALFGNVVMPTLTKRIQDMFNYAG; this is encoded by the coding sequence ATGAAGAAGTTAGTAAAGAGAGCAAATAATTTTGTAGCAAAACAGGCAATCAAAGCGCAGATTGCATTAAGTAACAATAAGGGTGAAGGTTATATTGATACAGCGGTTAAGATCCTGATTGCGGTTGTATTGGGAGCGTTATTACTGGCAGGACTTTATGCTTTGTTTGGCAATGTTGTTATGCCGACCCTGACAAAAAGAATTCAGGATATGTTTAATTATGCAGGTTAA